CAAATATCCATGAAGAGTAGGATAGACAAGTGAATTTTGGAATGTTCATATCAAATATTATGCAGCATAAAAAGAGTGAACCTCTGATACACCAACAGCATAagtgaatttcaaaaatattttattgagtcaaagaagccagaaacaaaagtGTTCACTGTGtgaaacttatttataaaagttcaaaaacaggcaaaacaaatCTGTGTGACAGAAGTCAGTATAGTGGTTACCTTGGAGTAGGAAAGTGATTTCTGTTAACAGCAATGAGAGGGGTCAGAGGAATTTTCTGTAGTGATGGAGACATTCTATACTTTCTTCTGGATGGTGCTTACATGCATGTATTGATCTATGAAAATTCGTTGAACTACACACTTTGTATTATAGCTCTAGCACTTGGAACTTTGGACTGGGAGACCACATGAATCTGAAACTTATCTCTGGTAGATAAATATGACTCTGCTGAGCCCATATAGGTGAATCGTGGGACAGGCCACAGGGACTCTGCATCAAGGCTTTCCAGGTTCAGCAAGGACAATACACCTTTCAGAAACACCATTCTTCACATATTTCTGAGACTTAGTAGAGACTAATCAAAGAACATCAAGTTACTATAAATTCAGAGTAGCCTGTTTGAACTGAGATGCTGTCAGACCCCTCCAAGTCATGAGACACTGTGATCACAGCAACTACGCATTATACCCTGAATGTGGAATAACTTAGGCCAAGAACACCTGCAGAAGACAAAAGCAAGTGGATGAACAGCTGGTCCAGACCTCCACATCACCTGTATCACTGATGCCTCCCTCtaatgtgtgtgcgtgcacacacgtgCATGTGAAAAATCTCCAAGAGATTTCCTACAACCAGTTGATAGTTTAGGAAGAAGGGCTTGATACAAGGATGGTTTGACTTGTTATATTGGTGCAATATATGTAACACTCAGGTGTGGGGCCTTAAAGGTAATTAGAGTAAATTTGTCATTGCCCATAGCTAGCCATTCAACTATTCATCTACCTTGTGGAGAGAGAAGTTTCCTGAGATGGGACCATTCACGGTCTCCTGGACAATGGCAAATGGGTTGACTGGTTGGTCATGGACCTGGAAGGAGCACAGTTGGGATACTGGGTGAATGGAGGTGTGGGAAAAAGATGTGAGATAGCACACAAAGTATCTGAATCTGTGCATTGCACACTCATGCCAACCAAAGACATCATTGCAGAAGATGCATTAATCAACCAGGTGTAGGATGACTCAGTAGATGTCGGGCAGCCTCTGCTTCCGCCTCTCCACTGACTGTACAGTGAGCACACAAATGCAGTAAGCAATGCGATGGGGGCTTTGCGTGAATATAACAGCATAGGCTGCCTCTCACCAAGGCTGCTCTACTGTGCTGAATATCTGCTCTGTTGACAGCAAAGCCCAATGCTGAGCCCTCAATATGGTACCTTCCTCTTAAGGGGACCAGTAAGTCaactgattggagaaggaaatagaaacccactccagtattcttgcctgggaaatcccatggacagaggaacctggcatgaggttgcaagagttggacataacttaatgactaaaccaccactgccacCAAGTCAGTGATTGCATACTGAATCCTTCCACCCTATATAGGGCAAtgatccattgggttgcagatgATATCAATCACAACTATGAATTTCCCTTTCTTGTTCATAGTATCTTGATCAATACCTCCACTGAGCGCTATTAGATCATGTGATTTCAGATATATATAATATCACCTCAGTCCAATATTCTCATTTCACAGCAAAGGAGTGACAAAGGGCAAATGGCCAAGGAATCAATTGGTTCCAATAAATATTGTTATTCATTGCAGGGAcagaggctgaagctccaatactttggagatagaggatgagaccgttcgatggcatcatcaactcaatgcacaagagtttcagcaaactccaggggatagtgaaggacagaggagcctggcatgctgcagtccatggggttgcaaggagtcagacaggacttagtgactgagtaacaacaaTACATATTGTATTACTCAGACCTTGTAGATCAGATAAAAATTGTAACCTGACATGCAGATTTGGAGTACTGGGTTGTTGATAACACTCTGAAGAATTGGAATACTGCTCTTCAGTATATACTGATAGTAGTATATGCCTACTCTGACAGGTAGAATATATGTGCCCCACCATAAGGATAAAGAGGACAGGAGTGGCCCTCTACTTTTATAGAGCTTACATTTTCAATGAGGACAGCACCAGAAATTATCAATAGCTTTTCAAAAGTAAACTTCATCAGCCCTTGCACTTTACTCATTCATCCTCCAGACAGATCCACAAGCTGTAGGGCACATCCAACATGAAACCCTAACAAGGATGCCCACACATTTCCAGATCGGTGCTCAAGGGTGTAGGTTCCGAGTTGCTATCTAAAATGATGTGATGATTAAGACTTTTTTATTCTACCACAAGATTCACCATAGCTGCAAAATGAGACCAAGTACACGGAAAGAAATATAGCTTCAGGAATTACTGTCGAGTTTCTGTTTCACTACCAGATAATAAGCAAGAATCAATCTCTGCATCTCCCAAGTGCCTCTTGTATGTTTGGGAGCTGGACCgaaataaaaattcatgaacCATAACAAATTCCTGTATTGGGGTAGCAGTGATATTCATGGGGTAGCCAgagagtgagagttggaccataaagaaggctgagcactgaagaattgatgtttttgaactgtggtgctggagaagactcttgaaagtgccctttggattgcaaggagatcaaatcagttaataataaaggaaatcaaccctgagtattcactggaaggactgatgctgaagctccaataatttggacATATGCTATGAATAATTTGGCTGCTatgagacaactcattggaaaagtccaaCTCATtggactgatgctgggaaagattgagggcaagaggagaagggggagacagaggatgaggtggttggatggcatcactgattcaattgacatgagtttaagcaaactccaggagatagtgaaagacaggaaagcctggtgtgctgcaattcatggggtcacagatttgGCTATGacttagtgtctgaacaacaacaaccagaacATAACTTAatatgtgtgtattctttttgttATTAAGGTATTACCTTAATACCCTAATTAGAGTTTCTTAACCTCTAAAGATCTTGCTATTTCTCCTGTTTCCTCAGAGACTACAAATCCTCTTCCATCTCAGAACGGGGGCAGTGGTTGGCTTCTGTGTGCCTCTATAGGGAGCACAGTGGTATAAGTGAAACCTACTGTGCCCTACATAAACCCTCGTGACAATTGGGAAGGAGCCCTGTGgatattataaatgaataaagcCTTCTCTTCTCTTAGGCAGCATGAGTAACCAAGGTCCTTTTTCGGCAGTCCTCAGAGGAGGAGCAAGTCTTTCAGAATTGTCAGGAAATTTAGCTATACCGGGTATGTTTGCTTTTTTCTGCATGAAGGTGTTGTGGGGTCCATACAACATTCATCTCTAGACACACAAGTTTCTTAATTgcctttgtgctgctgctgctgctaagttgcttgagtcgtgtccgactctgtgcgacccatagatggcagcccaccaggctcccacatccttgggattctccaggcaagaacactggagtgggttgccatttccttctccaacgcatgaaagtgaaaagtgaaagtgaagtcattcagtcgtgcccaactctttgcgaccccatggactgcagctcaccattcttctctgtctatgagattttccaggaaaggatactggagtgggttgctatttccttctccaggggattgtcccaacccaggcgTCAAACCCCAGTCACCTGTACTGCTGGCAGATTGTTTTACTGaatgagctataagggaagcccctatatatcAATAATGAGTCCTAATCTAAAGAaattattgattttgtttttatgtttatataaacaGCACAGTACAAATCTATTTAGTAATTCATATAAATATTCATCTGAATATTGTGAAAAACTCAATGTGAAAGAACAGATTGTAGGCTGAAAACAGGTTTTTACACTTGAACAAGCAGAGATTTCATGCAATATTAGTTGTGGAGGTAACCACTTAGATGCAGAAGTGAAAAGTGTGTCTCAACAGGCAGGCAAGTGGTTAATTGCTAATGGTGTATGTAGGAAAATGGTATGTTTGCCCTTAGTATGCACTGTCCTTGATAAACCCTTCTAACTCAAAATTTGATGTATTGCAGCTTAAGGACATAAGCATGTATATCAGGTAAGGGTCATAGTTTCTGGGAAAAAATACAGATAACATTAATATAGGCAAAGAATAGAATTTATTTCAATGATATGAGATAGTTCACTGAGTGAAACGAAAACTCTATATTTGATTAACATGTGGCAACatacttattttgaaaatttagccTCTTAAAAActtaacaagaaagaaaatatatgtatatatgtgtttatgtatatgtatacattttaggattaccaaatatattatttaaaatttcatttaaaaacacaaaaaatcaccaaaagggtTTCTGAATACATTTTTACACCACAGAAAGGTATAAGGTGACACAGCTCTCTTTTAAGAGACTTCTCTTTAACCCTGGACATTAACTCAGTTCCTTCTGTCATAGGGCTATGGGAGACAATATGTCCTCTGTCACTGAGTTCATCCTACTTGGATTTCCTGTTGATACAAGGACTCAGATGCTCCTCTTTGGGCCTTCTCCCTGTTCTGTGTCCTCACCCTGCTGGGGAACGGGGTCATCCTGGGGCTCATCTCACTGGACCCCAgactgcacacccccatgtacttcttcctctcatACCTGGACATCGCTGACATGGCCTACGCCTGCAGCACGGTGCCCCAGATGCTGGCCAACCTCCTGAGTCCAGCCAAGCCCATCTCTGCTGGCTGCATCACACAGACCTTTCTCTTCTTGACATTTGCGGTCACAGAATGTCTTCTCCTGGTGGTGATGTCCTATGATCggtatgtggccatctgccaccctcTCCGGTATTCAGTCATCATGAGCTGGACAGTCTGCGTCATGCTGGTGGTGACTTCCTGGACCATTGGAATCCTTCTGTCTTTGGTTCATCTAGTGTTACTTATGCCCTTACCGTTCTGCATGGCCCAGAAAATCgatcatttcttctgtgaaatcaTGGCTGTTCTCAAACTTGcttgcacagacacacacatcaatGAGCTTATGGTATTGGCTGGAGCAGTTTCTGTGCTAGTGGGACCCTTCTCCTCAGTTATAATCTCATATGTGTGCATCTTCCATGCCATGCTTAGGCTCCAGTCGGGGGAAGGGCACagcaaagccttctccacctgctcatCTCACCTCTTTGTGGTCGGACTTTTTTATGGCACAGCCATTATCATGTATGTTGGACCCAGATATGGGAACCCCAAGGAACAGAAGAAATGTCTTCTCCTGTTTCACAGCCTTTTCAACCCCATGCTCAATCCCCTTATCTATACTCTTAAGAATTCAGAAGTTAAGAATGCCATGAAGAGAGTGCTGGGAATAGAGAGTTTTATGAAAAGATGATCGCATCAGTGTTGACAATGACCTAGGAGGATATTATTTCAAAAGCTCTCAAGCCCAACCCCTCATAAGATTATTTGAGATGCCTATTAGAAATAGAGTAAATCTCCTGACCCACCATTACATCACTGATTCAGTAGACGTGGGAAGTATTTtagaaaactgcatttttaaatattatcattatcCAAATATTACCAATAGCAATTTATGATGCTATTGAATGTTATAGACCAATATTTggaagtcacagatgtagaataaCACGCTTTATAATTTCTTCATCAAGCTATGTTCCAGCCCCGTATCTCCCAAAATGTTTTCCtcaaatcatgcagtatttgtctttctctgtctcatttaTCTCACTAAACAGAATGCCCTCAAGGTCTGTTCATGTCTCAGGATTCccttctttttgtggctgaacacacacactctctctctacTTCTTATCCTCTCATCTGCTGGTGAACACTTAGgtggtttccttttctttactattgtgagtaatgctgatATTAACATGGGGGTACAGATaactttttgagttagtgttctttattttcctttagatAAATGCTCAGGagaaattgctagatcatatggtaattccatttttattttcagggAAAACTTTCATATTGTTTTACACAGTAACTGTAACAATTTTCacttctaccaacagtgtaaaagggttcccttttcttcacatctttgtCAACATTTGTcatcttttatctttttgatcATAACCATTCTAACAGGCATGATGTGATATGTCACTGTGatattgatttgcatttgtctgatatTGAGTGATACTGAGTAATGTTTCAAGTCcctttggctatctgtatgtattctttgggaaaatgtccattcagattctttactcacaTTTAGATTGGATtattggcaacaaaggtccatctagtcacagctatggtttttccagtagtcgtgtatggatgtgagagttggactataaagaaagctgagtgccgaagaattgatgattttgaactgtggtgttggagaagactcttgagagtctcttggactgcaaggagatccaaccagtccatcctaaaggagatcagtcctgggtgttcattggaaggactgatgttgaagctgaaactccaatactttggccacctgatatgaagagctgactcattggaaaagaccctgatgctgggaaagattgaaggcaggaggagaaggggatgacagaggatgagatggttggatggcatcaccaactcaatggacatgagtttgggtaggctcctggagttggtgatggacagggaggcctggcgtgctgcagttcatggggtcacaaagagtcggacacgactgggtgactgaactgaactgattagcttTTTTGCTGCTGAGTTGTATgtggttttttaaatatatattttgaatattaaccccttgttcAATATATATGGTTTGAAAGTATCTTTTCCCATGCcttatgttgtcttttcattgtgttaatctttttatttctttgctgtgcagaaccTTTTTAGTTTCAGgtagttccacttgtttattttttatttgctttagaTGTTATGTCAAAAAATTCATTGCCAAAGCCACATCAAGgatcttttattttatgttttatttatttctttgtagttTCAGTTCTTATGTTTAAGACTTTAATCCactgtgtattaatttttgtgagtggtgtaagataggagtctactttcattcttttatatatgaatatcCAATGTGcacatttactgaagagactatcctttctccactgagtattcttggctcccttgttAAATATTAGTTGAACATATTTGCAGGGATTTATTTCTGTGCCCTCAGTCCTGTTTAATTggcctgtgtttctgtttttatgcagGTAACGTATTGTTTTGACTACTGTtctgttcggttcagttcagtcgctcagtcgtgtccgactctttgcgaccccatgaatcgcagcacaacaggcctccctgtccatcaccgacacctggagttcactcagactcatgtccatcgagtcagtgatgccatccagccatctcatcctctgtcatccccttctcctcctgcccccaatccctcccagcatcagagtcttttccaatgagtcaactcttcacatggggtggccaaagtactggagtttcagctttagcatcattccttccaaagaaatcccagggcttatctccttcagaatggactggttggatctccttgcagtctggtTCTCTTTTAAtagtgaaatagagaaaaatcagatGATGGTTACAAAGTTCATCCTACTAGGATTTTGTCTTGGTCCAAGGATCTGCTTATTCCTCTTTGGGCTCTTCTTCCTATTCTATGTCCTGACCCTGCTGGGGAATGGGGTCATCCTGGGGCTCATCTCACTGGACTGCAGACTGCACACctccatgtacttcttcctgtcACACCTGGCCATCGCTGACATGGCCTACGCCTGTAGCACAGTGCCCCAGATGCTGGTCAACCTCCTGAGTCCAGCCAAGCCCATCTCCTTTGCTGGCTGCATCACACAGACCTTTCTCTTTTTGAGTTTTGCTCACACTGAGTGTGTGCTCCAGGTGGTGATGTCCTATGATCggtatgtggccatctgccacccactccggtattctgtcATTGTGAGCTGGAGAGTCGGCATCAGCCTGGTGGGGACTTCCTGGGCATGTGGCTCCCTCCTGGCCCTGGTCCACGTGGGTCTCGTCCTGAGGCGGCCCTACTGTGGGCCTCATGAAAtcaaccacttcttctgtgaAATCCTGTCTGTTCTCAAGCTGGCCTGTACTGACACTAAACTCAACCAACTTGTCATCTTTGCTGCTTCTGTGTTTGTCTTCGTCGGGCCCCTCTGCCTGCTGCTGGGCTCCTATGTGTGCATCCTGGCCGCCATCCTGAGGATCCAGTCAGCTGAGGGCTGCAGgaaggccttctccacctgctcctcccacctctgcATGGTCGGGCTCTTCTTTGGCAGTGTCATCATCATGTCCATGGCCCCCAAGTCCTGCCACCCTGAGGAGAAGCAGAAGATCCTTTCCCTGTTTTAtagtcttttcaaccccatgctGAACCCGCTGATCTACAGCTTGAAGAGCAAAGAGGTCAAGGGTGCCTTGAGGAGAGCACTATTCAAGGAGAGTCATTTCTAACTGGTGATATTTGAATCCCAAAAAGTTCTCTGCTTTCTTATGTGTGCCTTGATGACACAAGAATAAGATTTCCCTCTACCTTTGAAGGAAAATTTTTAGCTATAttgctttcattgatttttctttcatatgtgattttattgttattgttcagtcactaagcatGTCCCATGAATTCCATGAactgcactccaggcttccctgtctttcactatctcccggagtttgctcaaattcatgtccattgagtcagtgatgctatcccaccatctcatcttaggtcacccacttctcctgtcctcagtctttcccagcatcagagtcttccaaagagtcagctcttcacatcaggtggccaaagtattggagcttccacttcagcatcagtccttccagtcaacattcagggttgatttcctctgggatttactggtttgacctccttgcggtccaagggactctccagagttttctccagcaacacacttcaaaagcattagttctttggcactcacccatctttatggtccaactctcatatcagtacatgactactggaaaatccatagcttggATTATACTATGATCTTTTTCTTTGATTGCTCTGAATTTAATATCTctgaaattaacttttatttaaattgatttcCTGAGTCTACAAATTTGAATAGTCTTTCCACTGCCCTAACTATATTAGCTCATCAATGGTATAGGTCACAagatgtggaagaaaaaaaaaagttatgaaggGAAGTGATCTTGAAAGCCTGGATGCACACTTGTCCACTCTCAAAAATTGCACTCTTCCTGCTCAAGAGGAAGTCAGAGATGTCTAGCTAGTTGTGCTCCATAATGTTGAAAAATCTCATATGAAAATTGTTGAGTCATATTAGGGAGCAGGCTGATTGAAGGAACATAATTAATACAAGGTATTTTGGAGatccaaaccagtcaatccaaaaggaattggactgcaaggagatccaactagtcagtcataaaggaaatcattggaaggactgatgctgaagctaaaactccaatactttggctacctgatgtgaagaactgactccttgggaaagaccctgatgctgggaaagattgaaggcaggagaaagggacaacagaggatgagatggttggatcgcatcacctaCACGATGCACTTGAGTTTGaacgagctctgggagttggtgatagacagggaagcctggtgtgctgcagtccactggggttgcaaggagtcaaacatgactgagcaactaaactgaactgaactgattttggagaaaacaggaaagataAAGGAAAAGCTTGCTGATGGGGTGGAAATAGTATGTTGTTTACGGCTTTGGGGGTAAACTGATTAGCTCATGGctactaaaagaataaaactgggtGGATAATGCGTACAAACAAATACTTTCTGTTGACTTTGATTCCTTGaaaattttgtgtgttttatgTGAGTTATGTAGATGTACAGATTGTCTCTGTATATTATTTTCTAGTGTCTTTTCAACAGTAATTTCATAGGAAATTTTACCTGATAGTGTAAGTGGCTAGCATGGTATgactggctcttctgccttgtgGTAATTAATTCTGCTTTACAAACCCAGTGGTCAGAGTTGAGTCCCATATGTTTGACATAATTTTTTCAGGGTGTTACTTTTACATCCACTTTATAACTTGCCCTGAGACAAGGGTGGTCACTTTCCTGCAGACTTTTCCTCAACTTCACGGTAACAGTGAACAGAAGGGTTGTTCAGTAGAATAAGGGTGTGTCCTTCATTTGGGGTTTAGTAACTTCTCAACCCTACTCTTAATCACTGTGTATGGGCAACAGAGCTTACTGAATGTAGAAACAAAGTGGGTTTTTACAATAAGAGTTAAGGTTTGAATTAATCACCCAGTGCTGTACACTTCATACTTATATAGATCATTTACATGGATCATCTTGTTCAGTCATCATAACATATCCCAGAAGAGGGTCTTATTATCAGTCTGTTTTATGCATGTACTagaaaaacagtgtcagacttttaccTGGACAGTCTGACTCCCAAGCCTTGTGTTCTTAACCATAACAATGTCATaggtcaatatcactgtaatTCAGTAAAGAAGAAGTCTAAGATATCCCAAGGAAGAATATGTTAACTGAAGAAGTATCTCTGCACTGTCTCACATATGCAATGTGAGCTGTTCTTTGCTCTCCGAGGACTGGAAGATCAGAGACCATTTATGAGAGGTTGGTTGTCCTGGACAGTAAAACCTATGGACAGAGTTGCAAAAGTTATGGGACTTTTAGAGGAATACAAACCATGAAGAAGGTGAAAATTAAGTCTACTCTCACTGAGATTGGGGATTTAGTTCAGCTAAGATCAAAAGTCATTACAAAGACATCAAcaccctctgtctttctctctctctatctccaTCTCTGATtttgtctctctgtttctctcactaCAAACCAGGCACTGCACTTTACaagaattatttcatttcatcctcaaaatAGCCCTTTGAGGCAAGAGACAATCCCCACTTTACACAtaaggaaatggaggcagagGGACTGAGTAACTCACCCAGTTCACAGCGAATGACAATCCAGTTCAGGATTGTACTAAGGCAGTCTGATTCTTGACCCTATAATCATTACCACTGGGTAATGGCCTCTTTAGAGCAGATCTATAGGTAAAAATCATGGAAATCGAGAGGCTGAAACAAATTAAATGACTCAGACCAGTGAGGGCACTGGGATTTAGATAGAAAGGACTTGCATTCGCTAAAGAAAGCAGCTTGACTCCAAAGTGAGATGTGAACTGTGGGTGTAGTAACAAGGAAGAAGTGTGGCTCCAAGGGTCAGAGAAGGAGGCGGTTCTCTGGAAGTGAGCTGGGAAGTGAAAGAGAaccaatgcaagagaagactgaTGCCACAGTTTCTCACTGGGTCCTCACCAGCAGAAAACAGGCAGAATGGATGTTTAATAGTATTTTATCTAAAAAGAGCCCTTTCCCAAGACAaacgtcccatttgtttattttttaatttttttaaaattttatttttaaactttacaatattgtattggttttgccaaatatcaaaatgaatccgccacaggtatacatgtgttccccatcctgaaccctcttccctcctccctccccataccatccctctgggtcgtcccagtgcaccagccccaagcatccagtatcgtgtgtcgaacctggactggcgactcgttccgtatatgatattatacgtgtttcaatgccattctcccaaatcttccaaccctctccctttcccacagagtccaaaagactgttctatacataagtgtctcttttgatgtctcatatacagggttattgttaccatctttctaaattccatatatatgcattagtatactgtattggtgtttttctttctggcttacttcactctgtataataggctccagtttcatccacctcattagaactgattcaaatgtattctttttaatggctgagtaatactccattgtgtacatgtaccacggctttcttatccattcatctgctgatggacatctaggttgcttccatgtcctggctattataaacagtgctgcgatgaacattggggtacacgtgtctctttcaattctggtttcctcagtatgtatgcccagcagtgggattgttggatcataaagcagttctatttccagttttttaaggaatctccacactcttctccatagtggctgtactagtttgcattcccaccaacagcgtaagagggttcccttttctccacaccctctccagcatttattgcttgtagacttttggatcgcagccattctgactggtgtgaaatggtacctcatagtggttttgatttgcatttctctgataatgagtgatgttgagcatcttttcatgtgtttgttagccatctgtatgtcttcttcagagaaatgtctatttagttctttggcccattttttgattgggtcatttatttttctggaattgagctgtaggagttgcttgctTTAATTTCCGTTACTCCAGAAGGGAGGTCAAAGAACATCTCACTGCTGttaatgtcaaagagtgttctgcctatattttcccctaagagttttatagcttctggcctttcatttaggtctttaatccattcagagtttatttttgtgtatggtgttagggagtgttctaatttcattcttttgtgtgaGCTGcctgttttcccaacaccacttattaaagagactgtcatttctccattgtatattcctatctcctttgtcaaagacaaggtgccCAGAGGTGtgtaggtttatctctgggctctctatcttattccattggtctatatttctgtttttgtgccaggactATATTGTCTAGATTACTGTAGccttgtagtatagtttgaaatcaggaaggttgattcctcccactccatttttctttctcaagattgctttggccattcagtcttttgtgttttcatacaaattgtaaaatttcttGTTCCAGTTCTGAGGAAAATGCCAatggtaatttgacagggatttCGTTGAATCTGAGGATTATTTtgtgtagtatagtcattttgacaataaattcttccaatccaaggaaatgatatatctctccatctgtttgtgtcatcttgatttctttcaacaatgtc
This DNA window, taken from Bos indicus isolate NIAB-ARS_2022 breed Sahiwal x Tharparkar chromosome 4, NIAB-ARS_B.indTharparkar_mat_pri_1.0, whole genome shotgun sequence, encodes the following:
- the LOC109558024 gene encoding olfactory receptor 2A1/2A42-like, translating into MVTKFILLGFCLGPRICLFLFGLFFLFYVLTLLGNGVILGLISLDCRLHTSMYFFLSHLAIADMAYACSTVPQMLVNLLSPAKPISFAGCITQTFLFLSFAHTECVLQVVMSYDRYVAICHPLRYSVIVSWRVGISLVGTSWACGSLLALVHVGLVLRRPYCGPHEINHFFCEILSVLKLACTDTKLNQLVIFAASVFVFVGPLCLLLGSYVCILAAILRIQSAEGCRKAFSTCSSHLCMVGLFFGSVIIMSMAPKSCHPEEKQKILSLFYSLFNPMLNPLIYSLKSKEVKGALRRALFKESHF